The stretch of DNA ATAGAAGCAGCTCTGCTTGAGATGGTTATCGACGCCAAGAAACTTTGGGTAGAATCTGATTTTGGTCCACGCGATCCTGATACTTCACGGCAAAGTTCAGCAAGGAATCGAGCAAGGAATCAGAGAGGAAGTGAGGCTGGAGTCCGAGGCTGAGCAAGTTGGTGTTTTTGGCATTAAAGTAATGCTCTTCTAGCTCGACCCGGGGGTTGTCGATGTGGTTGACTTCCACATTCAGCCCCAGGGAAGCGCTTGCTTGCTTCACCATTGTGGCTAGGTCGCCAATGCTGAAGAGTTCGGTGAATTGGTTAAAGACTCGGAATTGACCCGGATCAGCAGGGTTCGCGATCGCCAACTCCACACAGCGGACCGTATCCCGGATATCTAGGAAGCCGCGAGTCTGACCACCCTTGCCATAAACCGTGATTGGATGCCCAGTGGCAGCTTGGATACAGAAACGGTTCAGTGCTGTACCAAAAATGCCATCGTAGTCTAGGCGGTTGATCAACAACTCGTCCATTCCGGTTTCTTCGGTGAGGACGCCATAGACAACGCCTTGGTTCAAGTCGGTAGCACGCAGACCCCAAACCCGGCAAGCAAAGTGAATGTTGTGACTATCGTGAACTTTGCTGAGATGGTAGAACGAGCCAGGTTGCTTGGGATAGGGCAGGGTATCTTTACGACCGTTGTGCTCGATCGTGATATAGCCTTCTTCAATATCAATATTGGGTGTGCCATACTCACCCATCGTGCCCAGCTTGACGAGATGGCAGTCTGGGAAGCTTTCACGCATCACGTAAAGCAGATTCAGCGTTCCGACCACATTGTTGACCTGAGTCAGGACAGCGTGCTCGCGGTCAATCATGGAGAAGGGGGCAGAACGCTGTTCCCCAAAGTGCACAATTGCTTCTGGCTCGAAGGTATGAAGTGCCTTGCTTAAGAACTCGTAATTGGTAATGTCACCAACAAAGAGGTCTATGGACTTTCCGGTTAAATCTTTCCAACGCTGCAAACGTTGCTGAATCGGTGCAATTGGGGTTAGGGTTTCGATGCAAAGTTCCGTATCCCAGTGTCGGCGCACCATGCTGTCCAGAATGCCGACTTCATAACCTCGATTGGAGAGGTAGAGCGCAGTTGCCCAACCGCAGTAACCATCGCCGCCAATAACCAGGACTTTCATCTTGCTGAATCTTGCACGAGTAGTGTTCGCTGAATCCATCAGGTCTAGAGCTTTTCCGCCTGGGGACAGACTAGACTAAGTTCTAAGTTCACTGTCAGCCCAAGGCTGGAATGAACTTCGAGAACCTTCTACCAACCGTACCAGGAATAGGGGTCATTGAACCTCCCTCTGGAACAGAAATTTCAAACTCTCACTTCTTCGGCAAAATTGGCCCAGCGTACGAAGTAAAAAGGGCCTGCAACAGAACCCCAAATGTGCTCGTCGGTTTCGGGATCTCGACCGCGATCGTGGCTAATAAATCTTTCGCCGTCTATCTCAAATGTGCTATCGAGATAGGTACTTTGGCCTTTGCGAAAGACGATGCAGCCTTTGCCGGGTTCTACATAGCCCTTAAAGCTGTTGCCTGTCCACTCGGCAATCATGTTGCATCCGGGTAATTTTTCTAGATCCTCAGCTTGGAGGGTTTTGAGGCACTCTAGGTCTCGCGAGGCTCCATAAAACCGCGCTTCTTCCCGGACAGTGTAGTTCTCAATTTCAATGCGATCGCCCTGCACCACCAAATTGAGTATTCGCACCCGATAGGGATCATTCAGCTGATAATCATAGGCTTGCTCAACCAGCAGGCTGACGCCAGATAGAATTTGTTGGGGAATGGGACGCATACAAACCCGGATATGGGCGAAGAAGGGTGGGTTCTCAAATGCTTGTTCTTGGTTGCTAAAGTCTGCTGCCATCCAGCGGGCCAAGGTGCCAACATCAGTCGCGTGAGTCATGGAAAAATTAAAACCGCATATCTAAAAGTGATCCCCATTATTGTCTAGGATCTAGCTGATTTTTAGCCGCGAGTTTTTCTGAGGTTGATTCACGTGACTTAATCCGTGTTTTTGAGACGAAATAAGAGCACTTGAGTTGGTTGTTCGGCTTGCAGATGGTTGTTGCTGACCAGCAATAAACTCTGAGAACCGTCTGGTAATTGTGGCCCCAAGGTCATTCCGGCTAAGTCACCCAGTGGAATTCCGAGCTTGTTCAAATCCAATAGCGATCGCTTACGAATCGGTTGAATTCCTTCTGCCCCTTGGAGGCTGGCCAAACTGGAAGTGTCTGTAGCGCTGCCCATTGCTAGTTGAAAAATTTCCGCAGAGGGGTTGGAGTCATCTAGGGTTTCCTCCAAGCTCAAGAAATGCCCACCTTGGTCGAGCACCATTAGTTCTGTCAGTTGCGGGGCGATCGCTCCGACGGGAGGAGCTTTGATGGGATACACATGCTCTGCAATCAGCACTGGGGGGCCGTCTCCGATCAGATAGTGAAGTAAGCGATTATTAGCAGTTTGGTTTTCTGTCTCTCGGTCTTGCACTAAGGCTGATTGAGTGGCGGCGAAGATGCGAAACGGTTCTAAATTGGCAGGACTGACACTAGGAGCGCTAAGGGTCAGGGCTGAGAATGCTCCATGCGCTTGAACTCCGACAGGTTCTTCCGGTGTACCCGTATTGGGTAAGAATCGATTTGGGATCGGTAGCCGTTGCCGTAACTTACCAGTGGCTAGATCAAACTCGCCGACTAAAGGCGTGGTACCCGCCGCATCTAAGTTGTCGCTTGCAATGAAGACAGAATTTTGTGGAGACAGACCAATGCCAGCAGGAGCGATCGTATTAGGCGGATAGGGTTGACCGTTGTCCTGTTTCAGGATGGTGACTTGCTCAACTTCTAGCTGCTGGATTTTGGGAGCTTCCGGATCACTCGTATCAACACTGAGCTTGAAGGTGTAAAACCTAGCAGGTGCTTGCTGACTAGTATCATTAGAAACGGCATAAAAGCGATCGCGCTGCCGATCGTAAGTTAGGGCTGACAGACCTCCTACAGGAGTGTTGTTGTACGTAAACTGCGGCAGTTGATACTCCCCCAGAAACTCCAGGGAACGGTCCAAAAACAGCCTAGATTCAGCAGAAATTCTAGGCACACCGCAAGCAGTGAGCAGGAGAGGGATGATTAAAACTAGTGCACCCAAAGCTCGACGGTAAGTCCCAAAACGTGCCCCCACCACTGAAAGAACTTCTGGAAAAACTTCTGGAAGAAAAGATTTATCGTACTTCACTGCCAACCCTCGGCTCCTATACAACGCATTATCTACAGTTGCTGGCAATTAAAAACCCCCTAGGGAGGGGGTAAAAATCACGAATGGGTCGCCCGTTTTAGAGCAAGTAGAGCAAGAGAAAGAGCAAAACCCAGATCACATCGACAAAGTGCCAATACAATTCGGCAGCTTCGACGCCAAAGTGATGCTCCTTCGAGTAGTGGTTCGGCTTGAGCGATCGCCACAGTACACCCAGCATCAGCAATAAGCCAAAGCAAACGTGTAAACCGTGGAAGCCAGTCAAGACATAGAAGGTGCTGCCAAACAAGTTTGAAGTGAGGCCAAATTCTAGGTGCTTGTACTCGTAAATCTGACCGCACAGGAAGATGGCTCCCATCAAAGCGGTGACACCAAACCAAGTACGCAATCCCTTAACATCGTCTTTTTTGACGGCGGTGTCTGCCTGGTGAATGACAAAACTGCTAGCAATCAGAATGACCGTGTTGATGCTGGGCAAAAGTAACTCCAACTTGGGTGTCCCTGCGGGGGGCCAACTCGGAGCTACGGCCCGGAAGGTTAAATAAGCCGTAAACAAGCCCAAGAAGATCATGCCCTCAGCAATCAGGAACACAATCACACCTAGGAGGCGATAGTCGTGATGCTCAACTCCATGTGCCGAAACTTCTGACACTTCGGCTTCGTGATGGTAATTTAGCTCAGCTTTTGACGGATCAATCGTGGAACCTTGCATGAATCTCTAATGCCTTTAGCGCAACGACAAGTGCGTTGATCTGGGTTGATCAGCGGTTATGGCTTTCGCCTTGGCGATCGTCAGGATGGACCGCAACCGCCGGATCAGGCTCAGCTCTGAGCGCGGAACTGGGACCCGCCGATAAAGCTGGATCGCGGGCATCCGAGAAGGGCACATCTACCTGAGTGGCGCGACTGCCCATTCCATAGTCATAGGGGCCTGTAGCCAAGACGGGATCACTCTCAAAGTTTTCCACAGGAGGTGGGGAAGTCGTCATCCACTCTAAGGTGAGACCTTGCCAGGGGTTGTCCGGTGCTTTTGGACCCGCTATCCAACTCCAGCAAGCATTCACAATGAAGGGGATCGTAGAGAGAGCCAGCAAATAGGCACCGACCGAACAAATTAAGTTCAGGGTAGCGAACTTGGGGTCATACTCAGCAATGCGTCGGTTCATCCCTTCCATGCCTAGCTTGTGCATGGGCATGAAAGTAATGTTGAAGCCAACTAGCATCATGGCAAAGTGAATTTTGCCCCAGGTCTCATTCAGCATCCGCCCCGTCATTTTGGGAAACCAGTGATAGAAGCCAGCGTAGATGCCGAAGACACTGCCGCCAAACAGGACGTAGTGCAGGTGGGCGACGACAAAGTAGGTGTCGTGAACATGAATATCAAAGGGGACAGCCGCCACCATAACGCCGCTGATGCCACCGATGACAAACATGGAGACAAAGCCCATTGCAAACAGCATGGCGCTGTTGAGCCGTAGCTTTCCGCCCCAAATGGTAGCTAGCCAACTGAAGACCTTGATCCCCGTGGGAACCGCAATCACCATTGTCGTGATCATGAAGAACATGCGGAGCCAAGCGGGGGTGCCGCTGGTAAACATGTGGTGTGCCCACACGATCAGGCCCAGGAAGCTAATTGCCAAGCTGGAGTAAGCGATCGCCTTATAACCAAAAATTGGCTTGCGAGCATGGACGGGCAAAATTTCCGAGATCATGCCGAAGAAGGGCAAGATCATGATGTAAACGGCGGGGTGGGAGTAGAACCAGAATAAATGCTGGTAAACAATCGGGTCACCGCCACCTGTCGGGTTAAAAAATGCTGTACCTGCCAGCAGGTCAAAGGCCAGGAGAATGAGTGCGCCTGCTAAAACCGGAGTCGCGATCAGCGCTAAGGCTGAAGTCGAGAGCATGGCCCAGCAGAACAGGGGCATTTGGTTATAACCCATGCCGGGGGTCCGCATCTTCACAATCGTGACGATGAAGTTCACTGCTGCCAGGATCGAAGAGGTTCCGAGCAGTAGCACGCTCATGATCCAAATCGCCTCTCCAGCCTTGCCCGCACTCATCGTGCTTAGCGGTGGATAGGAGGTCCAACCTGCACCCGGTGCCCCAACTAAGAAACTACTGAGCAGCAATAAGCCTGCGGGGGGAATGATCCAGAAGGCGATCGCGTTCAGCCGGGGGAAGGCCATGTCTCTAGCCCCGATCAGCAGCGGGATCAAGAAGTTGCCAAACCCACCCGTTCCGGCAGGTACGATCCACAAGAAGATCATGATCGTGGCGTGGACCGTAAATAAGCTGTTGTAAACCTCACGGCTGACAAAATCAACTTCTGGAGTTGCCAGTTCGGTGCGGACGGCAGTCGCCAGGACACCACCAATTAAATAGAAGATAAACGTAGTGACCAGGTACTGAATCCCAATCACCTTGTGGTCAGTACTAAAGCCAAAATATTCGCGCCAATGGGTCACTTTAGGCTCAGAGCCGTGGGCGGGGATGTTAGCAGTTTCTTGAAGCTGTGCTTGTGTCATAGCCAATTCTCACAACAGAGAGATGCCAAGTGACAGTCTCTAAATTTCTCTGAAAGCAAAACTCAACTGGACCTTAGTTTAAGCGTGATTTAGCTAGCAGTACTGCTGACAGGATCTGCATGATGCATCTGATGCATGCTATGGGGGAGTTCCTGAAGGGCTGCTGCGCTGATGCCTAAATCTTGGGTGTAAGGCGCTAAAAATTCATCAGTAGAGAGATTGGCTGGGTTAGCCGCGATCGCCTGGGTCAAGTCTTCGGCTGTCGCCACCTTCTGACTTTGAATCCAATTGTCAAAGTCTTGAGGAGCTTGCACTAAAACTTTAGTTTTCATCGCGCCATGATAAGCCCCACAAAGTTCGGCGCAAATCAGCGGGTATTCTCCAATTCGATTAGGGGTGAAGCGCAGTTCACTTTGCAACCCTGGCACCGCATCTTGCTTCAAGCGAAATTCTGGTACCCAGAAGGCATGAATCACATCATTGGCCGAAATATTGAGCTTGACTTCGCGGCCATTGGGAACGTGCAACTCAGCCGCAACCACGCCGCTATCGGGGTAGGTAAAGATCCAGGCAAATTGCAGACCTGTGACATTCACCACTATTTCGGGAGCTTTGCCTTGCTTATCAGGGGTGGGTCCTAACCGACCTGCGGTAACGCCTTCACCCGGAGCATCCTTGCGCTGGGGAATGGTTTCATTCCGGACCGCAGCCGTCGCTGGATCTTGCAGCGCTTGCTCTTGCTCCAGTTGATTGCGATTTTTGGTGGCAGGCGTCTCAGTCAGAGTGGCCGCGATCGCCGCTCCAGGCATTTGAGCCATTCGTTCGGCTTTAGGGGCATGGGCAGCCGCGTGATTCATCGGATCAACGCCGCCTTCGCGTAGATAAACTTCGAAGCTATAGACCGAAATACCTAAAACAATGATGGCAGGGATCGCAGTCCAAAGAATTTCGAGGGGGATATTGCCGTGGATGGGAGGCCCGTCTGTATCGTCCCCCTCACGACGACGGAATCGAATAATGGAAATAATGATGATTCCTTGAACTAGCAAAAAAATGCCAGTTCCGATGGTCATCATGACATTGAACAGTCCGTCTACAAGAGGAGCCTCTTCAGAAGCTGCAATTGGCAACAAATCATGATTTTGGCCGTACCAAACACTCACAAGTGTCAGTAGGATGCCAGCAATCATGGCTGAAATAGCGCTTGGGATTTTCACGGCTAGTTAGAGCTTCCTATCAAAACTAACTTTGAGATTAAGTGGCAATTAATGCTTTTTAATGAGTTGAGATCTCATTAACTTAGGAAATTCAGCTCAAAGGATTCCCACAAAATTGAATTAATTTGCTAAATGCAAATAGGATCACGAAGCTTTATCAGTTCGATCTACCTACTAAGGTAAAGCAGGGAGTTAGGGAGATCGGTCGTCATTGTATATCTTTAGGAATTTCTTCGGGATCGCACCGAAGAGAGATGAATCAAGCGCTGGAAGTGTTTATCCTATGTCTGAATTTTTACACTGGTTTAACTTTTGAAAGCCAAATGTGATAACTCGCAGCCTACTTGACAATCCGAAGAAATTCCTAAACCTACCTCTCTCTAAGGATAGCGTCCTTAAAGTAGTAAGTAGACCCCTTCATCCTGGAAATCCAGTGCTAGGGTGAGGATGAGAGTTGGCCCAAATCTCAGTAAATTTTGATTTTTGTTAGGGTACCGCTTATGACAGATTCTGTCTTACCTCGCCACCCTGAATCAGCGACGGAGACCTCCCAGCTAGCTCAATGGATCTCACGGTTTGTGATGCGGATGGCGATCGCGACGTTGCTGTTGATGGCGATTGGCAGTGCTACCCGTGTGATGAATGCTGGATTAGCCTGCCCTGACTGGCCCTTGTGCTATGGCGAGTTGGTGCCCCGCCAGCAGATGAATCTGCAAGTTTTCTTAGAGTGGTTTCACCGCTTAGATGCCGCCCTGCTGGGTTTGTCTTCGATCGCTTTATTTGGCGTTACTTGGTGGAATCGCCGCCAATTGCCGACTTGGTTGCCTTGGGCCGCCACGCTAGTTGTAGGCTTGATTGTGTTTCAAGGAGCCTTGGGAGGGCTGACAGTCACTGAACTTCTACGCTTCGACATTGTCACGGCTCACCTAGGAACGGCATTGCTGTATTTCACGACGTTGCTCGTGATTCGCATGGCGTTGGTGCCTTATCAAGGCACTGGCACTGTCGGAAAGCTACCTTGGGTTAGTCTGAGTGCGGCTATCTTTGTTTATGCTCAAAGCATTTTAGGGGCGTTAGTTGGCTCTCAGTGGGCGTTACACCAATGCTTAGGAACCGCTCAACTCTGCCAAGTGATGAATAGCCATATTGCTGGAGTGCTGCCAGCTAGCTTAGCGACGATCGCAACTGTCTGGTTGGCTTGGCGAACTCCTGCCCTAAGCTCGCTTCTGCGCCAGTTTGCCAACTGGATTGCAGGTCTGCTCGTGTTGCAAGTTGCCTTGGGGATCGCTACATTTCGTTTACACCTACAGGTGGAACCGCTGACCGTGGCTCATCAAGCCATTGGTGCGGCCTTACTCGGAACCTTGGTGGCATTCACCGTAATAGCTTGGCGCGATCGCTCCACGATTAAAGCGGCTGAGCCAACCTCTACTTTATTGGTACAACCCTCGCCTAGCATTCACTCTGAACCTGCCTAGCCCCGCTTCAGGTAAGACTGTAGAGCCTAATAAGGCCATGAATGGCTAACGATAAGTAGGGTCGTGTCCCCGCTGCTGTAGCCTGCAAGTTTTATAGGAACTAAATAATGCAAGAAACGCTTTGGACTCAAGCCCCCCGCCGAAACCAAAACTTAGTTCAAGTTATTCAGAGCTATTACCAACTCACTAAACCCCGCATTATCTTGCTGCTGCTGATTACCACCGCAGGCGGGATGTGGATTGCGGCAGAAGGCCAAGTGAATCCGCTGCTGCTGCTGGTAACGTTGACAGGTGGTGCTCTGGCTGCGGCCTCTGCCAACACGATCAACTGTTTATACGATCGCGATATTGACTACATCATGGAGCGGACGCGGCATCGCCCCTTGCCTTCGGGTCGGGTGCATCCTCGTGACGCGCTGATTTTTGCGATCGCCCTGGCTTCAGTTTCCTTTTCTTTATTGGTGGTCTTCGCCAATTTGCTCAGTGCCTTGCTGGCGATGTCGGGCATTGTGGTCTATGTCTTGGTCTATACCCACTGGCTCAAACGGCATAGTACCCAAAATATTGTGATTGGTGGTGCGGCAGGTGCGATCCCACCCTTAGTGGGTTGGGCGGCGGTGACAGGTGATCTAAGTTGGGCAGCTTGGGTGTTGTTTGCGATCGTCTTTTTCTGGACGCCCCCTCATTTCTGGGCCTTAGCCTTGATGATTCGTAAAGACTACGCCAGTGTAGGTGTGCCAATGTTGCCCGTGGTCGCTGGAGAAGCAGAAACGGCACGGCAAATTTGGTGGTATACCCTGCTCTTGATCCCCGTGACCCTTTTGTTGGTCTATCCCTTACATGTGATGGGAGCGGTGTACGCGGCTGTAGCCTTGCTATTGGGCGGTGTCTTTGCTCAGAGAGCATGGCAACTTATGCAAGCTCCGGCTGACTTAGATCAGGCGCGATCGCTGTTCAAGTACTCCATCCTCTATCTGATGTTGCTCTGTGCTGGCATGGTACTAGATAGTCTGCCTTTGACCCATCAATTGCTGAGCTTTTGTACCGAACATCTCCAGTCTTTGATCAGTGCAGTTCCAATGCTGCAAAGCCTAACTGTTTAGAATAAAAGGAGATGCTGCTTAAACTTTAGTTATAAATTGCCAAGGAATATTGATCGCTATGCCTCCCGCTGTTCTGATTCAACATCTCCAGAAGCACTACGGTCAGGTTGAAGCGGTTAAAGACGTTTCGTTTCAGGTGGAACCAGGAGAAATTTTTGGTCTCCTAGGACCGAATGGTGCGGGTAAAACCACTACAATTCGCTGCCTTTGCACTCTGGCGCAACCGGATGCTGGCAAGGTCGAGGTGTCTGGTGTTTCCGTGACTGAAAATCCCAGGGCAGCTCGACAGTTGCTGGGCTATGTAGCTCAAGAGGTGGCGCTGGATAAGGTTTTGACGGGACGGGAACTGCTGCAACTGCAAGCGGCGCTGTATCATTTGCCTCGTGCGATCGCCAAAGCACGAATTGCTACAGCGATCGAATTACTGGGCTTAGCAGAATGGGCCGACAAAAAGACAGGTACCTATTCTGGCGGTCTCCGCAAGCGGTTAGATCTGGCAGCGGGCTTGCTGCACCAGCCGGATGTCTTGGTTTTGGATGAGCCTACCGTAGGCTTGGATATTGAGAGTCGCGTAGCAGTCTGGAACTTTCTCCGCCAGTTGCGAGCCGCAGGAACCGCAGTTCTCATTACCAGCCATTATTTAGAAGAAATCGATGCCCTAGCCGATCGCGTTGCCATTATCGATCGCGGGTTGGTGATTGCCACAGGGACTCCGTCAGATCTCAAGGATCAAGTCGGGGGCGATCGCATTACCCTCCGAATTCGCGAGTTTACGCCACTCGAAGAAGCCGAAACAGCCAGAGCAATGTTAGAAAGCCTGCCGACTGTGCAGGAAGTGATCATCAACGAGGCTCAAGGCAATTCGCTCAATCTGGTGGTGGCCTCCCAAAGCGAAGCACTCAATACGGTACAGCAAGCCCTCAAAGAGGCGGGTTTACCCACCTTTGGCATTGCTCAAGCCCGTCCCAGCTTAGATGATGTTTACCTAGCGGCGACAGGTTGTACCCTCGTAGACGCGGAACTGGCAGCGGCAGGCAGTCGTGATCCCAAGGCTGAACGTAAACAAAATATGCGCTAACCCTGAGCGTTAATTCCTGAGCCCTAATTTCTAAGCTAACTAAGGACAGTTGAATGAGCCGTAGTGTAACTCCCCCGAAACCCAGCGTACCTTCTGAGAATACAGTACCTAGTCATGCCGTTGGACTCGCTGCAAAACCAGCATTGCCTCAGACCAGCGCTTTGAGTGACTTTGTTCAAGAAACTTTAGCGCTTACCCGTCGCCTATTTATTCAGTTACAACGCCGTCCTTCTACATTGATTGCTGGCATTATCCAGCCGTTGATGTGGCTGGTTCTATTTGGCGCTTTGTTTCAAAATGTGCCGCAGGGTTTGTTTGGGGATAGCCAGAGTTATGGTCAGTTTTTAGGTGCGGGCATTATTGTCTTCACGGCTTTTGGTGGGGCGTTGAATGCAGGGCTCCCCGTGATGTTCGATCGCGAGTTTGGTTTCTTAAATCGTCTGTTAGTGGCTCCTCTGGCCTCTCGCTTTTCGATTGTGGTAGCCTCAGCGATTTTTATCACCACGCTCAGCTTGATTCAGACGGCGGTGATTGTCAGCGCGATCGCATTTTTGGGCGCTGGCTTACCTAATCTCCTCGGTTTGGGTGTTGTCACCTTAATTGTGTTTGCCTTAGTTTTGGGCGTCACAGGCTTAAGCTTAGGGTTGGCCTTTGCCTTACCTGGACATGTTGAGCTAATTGCTGTAATTTTTGTCACCAATCTACCGCTGTTGTTTGCTAGCACAGCCCTAGCTCCTCTGTCTTTTATGCCCCGCTGGTTGCAGGTTGTAGCGACGCTCAATCCCCTCAGCTATGCGATCGAGCCAATTCGCTATCTCTATCTACACAACGACTGGGCCTTAAATAGTGTGGTGATGCAAGCGCCTTGGGGAGCAGTCAGCTTGGGT from Trichocoleus desertorum ATA4-8-CV12 encodes:
- a CDS encoding NAD-dependent epimerase/dehydratase family protein produces the protein MKVLVIGGDGYCGWATALYLSNRGYEVGILDSMVRRHWDTELCIETLTPIAPIQQRLQRWKDLTGKSIDLFVGDITNYEFLSKALHTFEPEAIVHFGEQRSAPFSMIDREHAVLTQVNNVVGTLNLLYVMRESFPDCHLVKLGTMGEYGTPNIDIEEGYITIEHNGRKDTLPYPKQPGSFYHLSKVHDSHNIHFACRVWGLRATDLNQGVVYGVLTEETGMDELLINRLDYDGIFGTALNRFCIQAATGHPITVYGKGGQTRGFLDIRDTVRCVELAIANPADPGQFRVFNQFTELFSIGDLATMVKQASASLGLNVEVNHIDNPRVELEEHYFNAKNTNLLSLGLQPHFLSDSLLDSLLNFAVKYQDRVDQNQILPKVSWRR
- a CDS encoding chromophore lyase CpcT/CpeT — its product is MTHATDVGTLARWMAADFSNQEQAFENPPFFAHIRVCMRPIPQQILSGVSLLVEQAYDYQLNDPYRVRILNLVVQGDRIEIENYTVREEARFYGASRDLECLKTLQAEDLEKLPGCNMIAEWTGNSFKGYVEPGKGCIVFRKGQSTYLDSTFEIDGERFISHDRGRDPETDEHIWGSVAGPFYFVRWANFAEEVRV
- a CDS encoding esterase-like activity of phytase family protein yields the protein MVGARFGTYRRALGALVLIIPLLLTACGVPRISAESRLFLDRSLEFLGEYQLPQFTYNNTPVGGLSALTYDRQRDRFYAVSNDTSQQAPARFYTFKLSVDTSDPEAPKIQQLEVEQVTILKQDNGQPYPPNTIAPAGIGLSPQNSVFIASDNLDAAGTTPLVGEFDLATGKLRQRLPIPNRFLPNTGTPEEPVGVQAHGAFSALTLSAPSVSPANLEPFRIFAATQSALVQDRETENQTANNRLLHYLIGDGPPVLIAEHVYPIKAPPVGAIAPQLTELMVLDQGGHFLSLEETLDDSNPSAEIFQLAMGSATDTSSLASLQGAEGIQPIRKRSLLDLNKLGIPLGDLAGMTLGPQLPDGSQSLLLVSNNHLQAEQPTQVLLFRLKNTD
- a CDS encoding heme-copper oxidase subunit III; this translates as MQGSTIDPSKAELNYHHEAEVSEVSAHGVEHHDYRLLGVIVFLIAEGMIFLGLFTAYLTFRAVAPSWPPAGTPKLELLLPSINTVILIASSFVIHQADTAVKKDDVKGLRTWFGVTALMGAIFLCGQIYEYKHLEFGLTSNLFGSTFYVLTGFHGLHVCFGLLLMLGVLWRSLKPNHYSKEHHFGVEAAELYWHFVDVIWVLLFLLLYLL
- the ctaD gene encoding cytochrome c oxidase subunit I, which encodes MTQAQLQETANIPAHGSEPKVTHWREYFGFSTDHKVIGIQYLVTTFIFYLIGGVLATAVRTELATPEVDFVSREVYNSLFTVHATIMIFLWIVPAGTGGFGNFLIPLLIGARDMAFPRLNAIAFWIIPPAGLLLLSSFLVGAPGAGWTSYPPLSTMSAGKAGEAIWIMSVLLLGTSSILAAVNFIVTIVKMRTPGMGYNQMPLFCWAMLSTSALALIATPVLAGALILLAFDLLAGTAFFNPTGGGDPIVYQHLFWFYSHPAVYIMILPFFGMISEILPVHARKPIFGYKAIAYSSLAISFLGLIVWAHHMFTSGTPAWLRMFFMITTMVIAVPTGIKVFSWLATIWGGKLRLNSAMLFAMGFVSMFVIGGISGVMVAAVPFDIHVHDTYFVVAHLHYVLFGGSVFGIYAGFYHWFPKMTGRMLNETWGKIHFAMMLVGFNITFMPMHKLGMEGMNRRIAEYDPKFATLNLICSVGAYLLALSTIPFIVNACWSWIAGPKAPDNPWQGLTLEWMTTSPPPVENFESDPVLATGPYDYGMGSRATQVDVPFSDARDPALSAGPSSALRAEPDPAVAVHPDDRQGESHNR
- a CDS encoding cytochrome c oxidase subunit II: MKIPSAISAMIAGILLTLVSVWYGQNHDLLPIAASEEAPLVDGLFNVMMTIGTGIFLLVQGIIIISIIRFRRREGDDTDGPPIHGNIPLEILWTAIPAIIVLGISVYSFEVYLREGGVDPMNHAAAHAPKAERMAQMPGAAIAATLTETPATKNRNQLEQEQALQDPATAAVRNETIPQRKDAPGEGVTAGRLGPTPDKQGKAPEIVVNVTGLQFAWIFTYPDSGVVAAELHVPNGREVKLNISANDVIHAFWVPEFRLKQDAVPGLQSELRFTPNRIGEYPLICAELCGAYHGAMKTKVLVQAPQDFDNWIQSQKVATAEDLTQAIAANPANLSTDEFLAPYTQDLGISAAALQELPHSMHQMHHADPVSSTAS
- a CDS encoding heme A synthase — its product is MTDSVLPRHPESATETSQLAQWISRFVMRMAIATLLLMAIGSATRVMNAGLACPDWPLCYGELVPRQQMNLQVFLEWFHRLDAALLGLSSIALFGVTWWNRRQLPTWLPWAATLVVGLIVFQGALGGLTVTELLRFDIVTAHLGTALLYFTTLLVIRMALVPYQGTGTVGKLPWVSLSAAIFVYAQSILGALVGSQWALHQCLGTAQLCQVMNSHIAGVLPASLATIATVWLAWRTPALSSLLRQFANWIAGLLVLQVALGIATFRLHLQVEPLTVAHQAIGAALLGTLVAFTVIAWRDRSTIKAAEPTSTLLVQPSPSIHSEPA
- a CDS encoding heme o synthase; translated protein: MQETLWTQAPRRNQNLVQVIQSYYQLTKPRIILLLLITTAGGMWIAAEGQVNPLLLLVTLTGGALAAASANTINCLYDRDIDYIMERTRHRPLPSGRVHPRDALIFAIALASVSFSLLVVFANLLSALLAMSGIVVYVLVYTHWLKRHSTQNIVIGGAAGAIPPLVGWAAVTGDLSWAAWVLFAIVFFWTPPHFWALALMIRKDYASVGVPMLPVVAGEAETARQIWWYTLLLIPVTLLLVYPLHVMGAVYAAVALLLGGVFAQRAWQLMQAPADLDQARSLFKYSILYLMLLCAGMVLDSLPLTHQLLSFCTEHLQSLISAVPMLQSLTV
- a CDS encoding ATP-binding cassette domain-containing protein, with protein sequence MPPAVLIQHLQKHYGQVEAVKDVSFQVEPGEIFGLLGPNGAGKTTTIRCLCTLAQPDAGKVEVSGVSVTENPRAARQLLGYVAQEVALDKVLTGRELLQLQAALYHLPRAIAKARIATAIELLGLAEWADKKTGTYSGGLRKRLDLAAGLLHQPDVLVLDEPTVGLDIESRVAVWNFLRQLRAAGTAVLITSHYLEEIDALADRVAIIDRGLVIATGTPSDLKDQVGGDRITLRIREFTPLEEAETARAMLESLPTVQEVIINEAQGNSLNLVVASQSEALNTVQQALKEAGLPTFGIAQARPSLDDVYLAATGCTLVDAELAAAGSRDPKAERKQNMR
- a CDS encoding ABC transporter permease — its product is MSRSVTPPKPSVPSENTVPSHAVGLAAKPALPQTSALSDFVQETLALTRRLFIQLQRRPSTLIAGIIQPLMWLVLFGALFQNVPQGLFGDSQSYGQFLGAGIIVFTAFGGALNAGLPVMFDREFGFLNRLLVAPLASRFSIVVASAIFITTLSLIQTAVIVSAIAFLGAGLPNLLGLGVVTLIVFALVLGVTGLSLGLAFALPGHVELIAVIFVTNLPLLFASTALAPLSFMPRWLQVVATLNPLSYAIEPIRYLYLHNDWALNSVVMQAPWGAVSLGGALLVLFAFDLVALLSIQPLLRRTFA